The window TCCTGGTTTAGGTTGAGGCATGAAACGTTTCCTCCTGCCTCTTTTATTGACCGCAGCCTCGGCATGGGCCAGTTCGAGCCCCCTGTTTTCGCCTGTCCTTGTCCAGCTTCCGGGAGATCGCCGGGCAGAACTGCTGGGGGCCTGGACCGGCAGTGCCTGGCTCAGCCCGGTGAAGACCGCGCCCCGAATTCGGGGCGGCGAAACCTACCGGCCCCTGTCGCTGTCCGGCCTTGCCACCCGAGTCCAGGGCGGGCGCGCCGAGTCACGTGGTGCGCCCGGTGATCCGTGTGATACCGCGTTTGCTGTGCCGTTCCCGTCCAGCCCCGCACCTGAGACTTTTCGCCTGCTCGTCCCCGGTGCTCTCCAGGGGCGCCCCCGCCCGGTGGTGAGCCTGCCCATCAACAATCCAACCTACCGGGATATCGTCCGGAACGAACTGGCCAGCCGTGGCCTGCTCAATGCCAAGGTGAACCTGCTGGGCATCACGCGCATGGATCTGGACGGGAACGGTACCCAGGAAGTCATCGTGGAAGCCGCGCACTTTACCGACCGGCACGATCTCTTTCCCCCCCCCGTAGGCGTGCCGGGCGACTATAGCCTGCTCCTGCTGCGGCAGGTGGTGAATGGCCGGGTGGTGACCACGCCTGTGGGAGTACACCTGGCGCCCCAACCCCGCTGGGATCCGAGCTCGGATACACCCATGCCCCTGGCAACCCTGTACCGTCTTGCGGGAGTTGCCGACCTCAACGGTGACGGGCGCATGGAAATCATTACTTTCGGCTCGTACTACGAGGGCTACGCTCTCAACGTCAGTGAGTGGAGCCCCCGCAGTGGCCTCCAATCCCGCCTGCAAGGCGGCTGCGGAGTCTGACTACTAACAAGCGCATCCTGGTTGTACCTTAGTACAGCCCATCCCAGCTCTTGATGGTCTTGACAACGCTTCAATGCGCCACCGTCGTTTGCCGACCCGTGCAAGCTACTTGCCGCCCAGGTCGAGGTTCGACATCAGAAGCGGTTGGAGTGATCTTTCACTTTTCTCCTTGGTGGGCTGAGCGGCACGGTGAATAACAGTCAGACGAGACAAGTCAGGATGAACATTCCAAGTGGTAGGGGCATTTTGCCCCTAAGAACACGAATAACTGACAGGGTCAGTGATGTTGAGCTGACCGAACACGCCCAGCATGGCCCTGTGAAACTCATCCGTTCTTTCTGGGGCTTGGCCCTGTTGTGTTCCTCGGTGGTGTTCTGCTCCGCATAAGCTGTCGGCATTGAAGGCCAAGTGAGCAATGCACCTGCTCTAGCCCGTGCCTTCGGCTCCAAACAGGTGCGGGTGTTGTTGACTGGCTTGGCTCAGGGCCACATCGTCGGCTTGGGGACGCTAACAGCCAATAGCTTTCAAATTCAAATTCCGGATTCGTTCCAGCCACCTGTACAACCCACTCTGTTGTGCCCCGGCGTGCGGAGCGTACCCAGCGAGCCGCGCACCTACACCGCCGAAAGTCTGATGGTGTATCAGGCGGAGCGCAACCTTGCTGCGCTGCTGATTCAGGCCGACCACCCCACCGAGCCCACCCGGCGCAGCCAGTGGATGTACAGCGACCGCGCCGCCTCAATTGCCGGGCGCTGCACCGGCCTGAACACAAGTTACAACCTCACCCTCCGCAAAGGCTGGAATGCCGTAATGACGGTCAGCGAGCCGGGCAATTTCGTGATCCGTAATGCCACGCCAGGGCTGCCGTACTGGTTACAGGGCGCGCCCATTGCTGGAGCACGGCAGGTGTTCCCCACCGTATTTGACGGCAAGTAACGCAGGCTGCACGCTCTCCATTGACCCCGCCCCTCAACAAACTAGGGAACAGGTCAGGCTCCTCGCCATCTTTGCATGACTGTACCAAGTGAGGGAAAGAACGGACACCGAACTCAGTGCTCGGAAAAGCTTATCGCGCCGGGCTCAACTCAAAAAGACACGGTGGCAGAGCTGACCATCTACAACCGCCTTTCCGTCCTGCGTGCCGAGCACCATCTTTCCAGACAGGATCTCGCGAATATCCTGGGCGTGAACTACCAGACCATTGGCTCTCTAGAACGCGGCGACTACCACCCCAGCCTCGAAGTGGCCCTGCGCCTGAGTGAACATTTTCAAGTGGCTATCGAAGCCATCTTCTCCCGCTGTCCTTTTCAGCCCCTCTCGCAGACGGTCTACGCCCCGTTCAAGTGACTCAGGCGCTCCCTATGACGACCCACCGCTCTGTCCGCCACGCACCCCTCTTGCCTCGCGCTCAACGCCGTATCTCAACGCGTACCGTGGATTGGGCTTGCTGGTGGTGTTGTTTGCCCTGCACTACTACATCGCCGGTGACGTGGGCTGGTGGCTGCCGACCATAGAACTGGAGCGGACAGCGTTCTTTTGGGGCACCTGGGGGGTGACTCTGCCGACGGCAATCCTCGCGTGGACTGAGCAGGATATCTGACCTGTGATCTGGCCACAGCGCTGGCCAGTGGCTTCAGTCTCACTCTGCCTTGCCGAATCTCTGCTTTGACGTTTATCAAGGCTAGAGGGGGTGGCTCTATTTGGCGGTCGCACTTGCCTGCATCTTGACTCGTCTGCTGCCGACTCTTCCCTACATTTTGTCGGAGGGAAGAGCCAAATTGGTTGCAATTTTGACGATGTCGGCCGAGCTGAATCGGTATAGACTCACGATGTGTCATAAAATTTTATGACAATCTGCATCTCATCGCAGAGTTCCGATTATTGTTCACCCGACTCTTCTCCAAGATGTGGCCAACAAGAACATCCCTACAGGAGTCCCCCATGCTGATGACGTCGCCCCACGACCATGCTCCCCTCCCTTTCCACCAACTCCAGCAGAAGATTCTTCCTGAACTGCACTTGATTGCCGCCCAGAGCGACATTGCTCACTACCGGAAGTTCAATCAGCAGGCTTTGATCCTGGCCATCATGGAGCGGCAAGCGAACCGTGACGGGCAAGTGCTGGCCCGCGGCATCCTGGACATCAGTGCCGATGGCTACGGCTTCCTTCATTCCGATCTGCTCGACCCCGCCTCCCGCAGCGTGCTGGTCACGGCAGGCGTCATCAAACAGTTTCACCTGCGAACCGGCGACGACGTCATCGGCCGCGCCCGCAAACCCCATGAAAACGAGCGTTACGGTTCGCTCATTCAGGTGGAGGCTGTCAACGGTATCGATCCCGAGGCTGCGCACCGGCGTCCCCGCTTCGACGGCCTCACGCCGACCTTCCCCGATGTTCAACTCGTGTTGGAAGAACCTGGTATGGATGACGACTTGAGCTTGCGTGTCGTGGATCTGCTGGTACCGATTGGTCGAGGCCAGCGTGCCCTGATCGTCGCGCCGCCCAAAGCAGGCAAGACCACCCTGCTCAAAAAGATCGCCAACTCCATCACTCGCAACTATCCAGACGTCACCGTGATGGTGCTGTTGGTCGATGAACGCCCCGAAGAAGTCACCGACTTCCGCGAAAGCGTGCAGGGCGCACAGGTGATCGCGTCCACTTTCGACGAATCACCTGAACGGCACCTGCGGGTGGCCGAATTCGTGCATGAACGCGCTCTGCGCATCGTGGAGGAGGGCGGTCACGTCGTCATTTTGCTCGATTCCATCACCCGCCTCGCCCGCGCCAACAACCTCGTGACGCCCTCCACTGGGCGCACCCTCTCAGGGGGGCTGGATTCCAACGCGCTGCACTGGCCCAAGAAATTCCTGGGCGCGGCGCGCAACATCCGTGGAGGCGGCAGCCTGACCATCCTGGCCACGGCCCTGGTCGAAACCGGCAGCCGCATGGACGACGTGATCTTTGAAGAATTCAAAGGCACCGGCAACGCAGAACTGGTGCTCAGCCGCCGCTTGGAAGAACGGCGTATTTTTCCGTCGATCGACATCCTGAAATCGGGCACCCGCCGCGAGGAATTGCTGCTGCAGCCTGAAGTCCTGAAAAAGATGTGGCTGATGCGCAAAGTCATCAGCGACTTGGATCCCACTGACGCGATGGAAATGCTGCTGGGGCGTATAGGCAAGACCCGCAACAATGTCGAGTTTCTGAACGCCATTGTCACTGCTTAGCGCCTTTTTCCGGCGAGAGCGCCGGAGAAAGACTTTTGACGCTCCATTTATTCACCGCGAATAGGGATTGCCAGCCGGGCAATGAGCCGCTGAGATCGTTGAATTTTAAGTTATGCGCCGCAACGTTCAAGGCGACCTTGAGGCGCAAGCTTGCCATCGTTTTGACCCTGTTCCCAGCGCAGATCAGTCCCCACCAGCACAGAAAAAGTCGATTCTATGCTTTTCCGTGGTGCTCCATCTTCTGGCTTCCAGCACGGGTCAACTCGCCGCGGGTTGACCTTCGGCGGGGTCAAACATGTCCCTGACTGATCGCCCTTGTCGCCGGCCTGTTTTGGCCCGTTGTAAGCCGGCTAATCTGTATTCATCTCGCAGAGCACGCTGAAATCGTGCTCGTTCGCAGGACGAATCTCGTATCTGACGATCAATCCGTTCAGCGCACTCCACGCATGCAATTTGAAGCCATACACTGGCCCAGCCGTACTGAAGCCATGACGCGCCCCACGGAATTTGCATCGTGGCGCTCGCTTGAAGGTCGAAATGGGGAGCGGTTCTGAGTCCACAGCACCGAAGTCCAGTGTCTGGATCTTCGGTGGCCAGGTACTTGAGGATTGGGGTCAGTCGAGCGAGCTGGATCCGGGCCTGCAGTTCTGAAGGGAAGGGCGTGAAGTGGTTGAGTTTCAGAAATCGCCACCACCAGCTCAAATAGGGCACCTGCTGGAGCTGTTGAAGCAGCGCGACAGCCAAGAGATCATCGTCCGAGATGTTCTCGTGTGGATGGAGCAGTTTCGGGGGGACGTGAGGCGCCACCCAGCGACTGAGCAGGCTGACAGCGGTGGAAAGCAGTAATAAAATGCGAAAGGGACGGTGTTATGGGCCGTCCCTTTCGCATTTTTTGCTCTACAGGTCCATTCCTATTCGCGGTTATTCGACTTGACAGAAGTCGTCCAACTGCCTGCTCGACTAGTGGTACTCCGTCGACTCTTGAACAAAACGATGTCCAGCACGCAAGCACAGCCACCATCGGAATCGCCCAGAATCACGTGTAGGGCACTTCCTTCCCAGAAGTCAACGGAGTACCACTATGGATGCCAGTAGAAATTGAAGTTGCCTTCAGGTCAAGGCATCACGCTGGGACACGTCCGGCACACGACCTGACCCGATCCCACGACTCGAATTTCCACCTGTATCAATAATTCACACATCCATCAAGGCAACACAATTACTCACAAGGCTCTGGCCGGAGTGTGTCCTGTTTAGGCTGAGGAATCGCTCACGCATTTTCCTACAGCCCGCAGAGGTGAACCTCAACGCCTAGAGCGTCGAAAAGGGTCGCCTTAACGTTCAGGGCGCTCAGGGCTATTTCCCGGCTGGGAGTGTAGGCCACCTGGATGTGGTTGGCCTGATGCTGAGCCATCATCTGATCGCGGCTGACGCCTTCCAGAACTGCGTTCATGATCGGCCACTGGGGAGTGGTGAGCGCCCACCGACGCTGCACCTCTGCTTCCGGCAGTGCCACAGCTTGACCGAGTCCCAGGTCGATGTGCAACCGGCCCCCCTGAACGTAAACCCGCGACCAGACCAAATCACCCGGTCGGCTCTCACCTTTGAGTGTCCCGCCGCCCTGAGCAAAAAACATTGGGGGCTGACGTTCACTCGACGCACCTGCGTACCCACCTGTGAAATGGGAGGCGGGGGCAGCGCCGGAAATCATGAAGACCCAGACGAACCTTCCTTCGTAATCCTCGCCCCACCGCAAGTCATGCAGGGTATTGGAGGGGTCTAGACCCAGAGCAGTCCACACCTGCTGGGTTAGTAGGCCGTCCACGGCCGCTCCCTCGTCGACCTCGTTGAAATGAGGCAGGGCCTGACCGCCGTACAGTACCTCACCAGTTCGCAGATCGTGGACGGGTGGCCGCTCAGGATTGTTCAGCAGCCCTTCAGCCAAGTCACTGGCTGGTGCCAGATCCTTGAGCCCCTGCTGGTACTGGATGCCAATGGCATCGCAGCCAAATTGCGCGGCGATCCGGACGGCCGCCACATACATCTTGAGCTGCCCGAGTGTCTGGGCGCGCGTCAGTTCGGTGGCTGGATCGTTGCCCCAAGCGAAAGTCATCCCGCGTGCCAGCAGCCAGTCAAGTGTCGCCTGCGCGTCTTCATTGGAGACCCGCTGCATTTCAGCGTACAGGGCGGACTGGCTCAAGCGTTCCTTGTACACGCCCAGAGGGTTGAGCAGTTCATCGTCAATAACGGCGTTGTACATGCCCATGCACCCTTCGTCGAAAATACCCAGGATCACCTGCCTCTCCAGGAGGGCTTGGGCCAGGTTGCCTCCCAAGATGCGGTCAGCCGCAGCGACGCCCTGCGCCTCAAAGGGCCGGACATGCGAGCGGTCATGGTTCACCTGACCTGACTCGACCCACGACCGCAGCAAAGAGATGAAAAAATCGTCCTGAAAATTCTCACTCCAGAGCGTGCTGTACGGCACACCCATCTTGGTCAGGCTGCCATTGAGGTTGAGCAGGCCCACCAGGCCAGGCCACTCCCCACTCCAGTTGGCCACCGTCAGAATGGGTCCTCGGTGAGCGCGCAGGCCAGCCAGAACATGGTGACTGTATTGCCATACGGCTTCTGCCACGATCACCGGAGCGTCCTTGGGAATCTGCCTGAACACATTCATGCCCATCCGCTGTGAGGAAATAAAGCCGTGTTGTTCGTGAGGATCCAAGCCATGGGCCCGAGTGACCTGCAGGCCCAGCGCCGCCAGCGCTTGGGTCAGTTGCGTCTCCATCTGAACCTGGGCGGGCCAGCATTGCTGGTTGGCGGCAAGGCGCATGTCGCCGCTGGCGACCAGGTAGGCTTGGGTTAAAGGAAATGCAGTGGTCATAGGTTCTCCAAGGCCAGAGGCCGCAGACAGACTGCGCACGCCTGTGGGGCGAAAAGGCAAGTCAGCAGGAAGCGGGGTCGAGAAGGTGTCCGGTGGCTGGAGCCTGCGTCAGACGGCAGATCAGCGGCTCCACATGGTTGAGCCGCTGATCCCTTGAGGGATCTGTGGAAGCTGTCTCCGCACGGATTCAGTTCCAGCAAACCTGCTGCCTTTAGGGCGAGCTTGGTGGCCGTGGCCGATCGCCCTGGCTCGCTCCAAGGCAAACCTCCGCCTGCACGGTGA of the Deinococcus sp. QL22 genome contains:
- a CDS encoding helix-turn-helix transcriptional regulator encodes the protein MTVPSEGKNGHRTQCSEKLIAPGSTQKDTVAELTIYNRLSVLRAEHHLSRQDLANILGVNYQTIGSLERGDYHPSLEVALRLSEHFQVAIEAIFSRCPFQPLSQTVYAPFK
- the rho gene encoding transcription termination factor Rho, with the protein product MTSPHDHAPLPFHQLQQKILPELHLIAAQSDIAHYRKFNQQALILAIMERQANRDGQVLARGILDISADGYGFLHSDLLDPASRSVLVTAGVIKQFHLRTGDDVIGRARKPHENERYGSLIQVEAVNGIDPEAAHRRPRFDGLTPTFPDVQLVLEEPGMDDDLSLRVVDLLVPIGRGQRALIVAPPKAGKTTLLKKIANSITRNYPDVTVMVLLVDERPEEVTDFRESVQGAQVIASTFDESPERHLRVAEFVHERALRIVEEGGHVVILLDSITRLARANNLVTPSTGRTLSGGLDSNALHWPKKFLGAARNIRGGGSLTILATALVETGSRMDDVIFEEFKGTGNAELVLSRRLEERRIFPSIDILKSGTRREELLLQPEVLKKMWLMRKVISDLDPTDAMEMLLGRIGKTRNNVEFLNAIVTA
- a CDS encoding fucose isomerase → MTTAFPLTQAYLVASGDMRLAANQQCWPAQVQMETQLTQALAALGLQVTRAHGLDPHEQHGFISSQRMGMNVFRQIPKDAPVIVAEAVWQYSHHVLAGLRAHRGPILTVANWSGEWPGLVGLLNLNGSLTKMGVPYSTLWSENFQDDFFISLLRSWVESGQVNHDRSHVRPFEAQGVAAADRILGGNLAQALLERQVILGIFDEGCMGMYNAVIDDELLNPLGVYKERLSQSALYAEMQRVSNEDAQATLDWLLARGMTFAWGNDPATELTRAQTLGQLKMYVAAVRIAAQFGCDAIGIQYQQGLKDLAPASDLAEGLLNNPERPPVHDLRTGEVLYGGQALPHFNEVDEGAAVDGLLTQQVWTALGLDPSNTLHDLRWGEDYEGRFVWVFMISGAAPASHFTGGYAGASSERQPPMFFAQGGGTLKGESRPGDLVWSRVYVQGGRLHIDLGLGQAVALPEAEVQRRWALTTPQWPIMNAVLEGVSRDQMMAQHQANHIQVAYTPSREIALSALNVKATLFDALGVEVHLCGL